A genome region from Proteus vulgaris includes the following:
- a CDS encoding carbohydrate porin encodes MKVKALSVLISLILTTPLYANAQTDISAIEARLNALEQRAAAAEARAAVAEQKAARLEQLINSNSLPQEKKTTDHVTGINMEQRVAILEKQSDEAQAKANIAQTQLNEIQQKQSAQLTNTKNKEGEGFFSTNTNWGDLKLYGDVEYNIDAASKKGQLTSMRMIPGHQKDFNDNERWSLNGRILIGVDGERELKNGNYAGFRAQPMADMTGKMNLDDAVFYFGQRDKWQYKIGRYEAYDMFPLNQDTFVEYSGNTANDLYGDGFGYIYMMKEGRGRSSDGGSMMVNTYYNDWYFELNTLIEDGTSVFKDQEYHGRKLDNRKNVIYMRPVIAWQKDNLTIAGAIDANVISKAYGYDDENGKFQDQSRRTGYGLTVKWDTLTDDPINGIVANLSAAYLDAKDENDFSIGSNVLWRKFQLGYIYAHNDIKAYYQKSGNSSNQNDTYLTLNPGKYNINTVFASYELPNILDMDNFKTYLGAYYSRIDGKDDINVHNSDKDRYGARIRFKYLF; translated from the coding sequence ATGAAAGTAAAAGCATTATCTGTTTTGATAAGTTTAATACTCACTACGCCATTATATGCAAACGCACAAACCGATATAAGTGCAATTGAAGCAAGGTTAAATGCTCTTGAACAACGTGCGGCTGCCGCTGAAGCGAGAGCTGCTGTCGCAGAACAAAAGGCAGCTCGCCTTGAGCAATTAATTAATTCCAACAGCCTACCTCAAGAAAAGAAAACAACGGATCATGTTACAGGCATCAACATGGAGCAGCGCGTTGCTATATTAGAAAAACAATCTGATGAAGCTCAAGCAAAAGCCAATATTGCACAAACTCAACTTAATGAGATCCAACAAAAACAATCGGCTCAACTTACGAATACGAAAAATAAAGAAGGTGAAGGTTTTTTTTCTACCAATACAAATTGGGGTGATCTCAAACTGTATGGTGACGTTGAATATAATATCGATGCTGCAAGTAAGAAAGGGCAACTAACATCGATGAGAATGATACCTGGCCATCAAAAAGACTTTAATGATAATGAAAGATGGTCACTTAACGGGCGTATTTTGATTGGTGTGGATGGTGAACGAGAATTAAAAAACGGCAATTATGCGGGGTTTCGCGCTCAGCCCATGGCTGACATGACAGGTAAAATGAATTTAGATGATGCTGTTTTCTATTTTGGGCAGCGTGATAAATGGCAATATAAAATTGGTCGTTATGAAGCTTACGACATGTTCCCTCTAAATCAAGATACTTTTGTTGAGTATTCAGGTAATACAGCAAATGATTTATATGGTGATGGATTTGGCTATATTTATATGATGAAAGAAGGGCGAGGTCGTAGTAGTGATGGTGGTAGTATGATGGTTAACACATACTATAACGATTGGTATTTTGAACTAAATACTTTAATTGAAGATGGAACGTCCGTTTTTAAAGACCAAGAGTACCACGGGCGTAAACTTGATAATCGCAAAAATGTTATTTATATGCGTCCTGTTATTGCATGGCAGAAAGACAATTTAACTATTGCAGGAGCAATAGATGCGAACGTGATAAGTAAAGCCTATGGTTATGATGATGAAAATGGAAAATTTCAAGATCAATCACGACGTACGGGTTATGGCTTAACAGTAAAATGGGATACATTAACGGATGATCCTATTAACGGTATTGTTGCAAATTTAAGTGCGGCTTATCTCGACGCTAAAGATGAAAATGATTTTTCTATTGGTAGTAATGTGTTATGGCGCAAATTCCAACTTGGTTACATTTATGCTCATAATGATATCAAAGCTTATTATCAAAAAAGTGGAAACAGTAGCAATCAAAATGACACCTACTTAACGCTCAATCCTGGTAAGTACAACATCAACACTGTATTTGCGTCTTATGAACTACCCAATATTTTAGATATGGATAATTTTAAAACCTATTTAGGTGCTTATTATTCACGAATAGATGGTAAAGACGATATTAATGTACATAACAGTGATAAAGATCGTTACGGTGCCCGTATTCGCTTTAAATATCTATTTTAA
- a CDS encoding PadR family transcriptional regulator, whose translation MMIRALNSLYQQRAENGEHSCHGQGHGKRRCSGKGKHNSHQENHSEHCCHGEHGHGHEGRGECCHGEHGHGHEGRGECCHGEHGHGHEGRGECCHGSDGHRKQRGRGCGGRGKGSRQLKRMFDHGDLRVLLLSMISKKPSHGYEIIKEIDEASSGLYVPSPGVIYPTLTLLEEQDLLVATIAEKGRKNYSITSEGTAFLAEHKDIDANIQKKLAYARDLSQNAGGVSEEIESAVGKLKAVLRHKLVLKELSVERAGRIASILNEAVEKIEAINEALISEEREDE comes from the coding sequence ATGATGATTCGAGCATTAAACTCACTTTATCAACAGCGTGCTGAAAATGGCGAACATAGTTGTCATGGACAAGGTCACGGAAAAAGGCGTTGCAGTGGTAAAGGTAAACATAATAGCCACCAAGAAAATCATAGCGAGCATTGCTGTCATGGTGAACACGGTCACGGGCATGAAGGGCGTGGTGAATGCTGTCATGGTGAACATGGTCACGGACATGAAGGACGTGGTGAATGCTGTCATGGTGAACATGGTCACGGACATGAAGGGCGTGGTGAATGCTGTCATGGTTCTGATGGACATAGAAAACAACGTGGTCGCGGATGTGGCGGCAGAGGTAAAGGTAGTCGTCAGTTAAAACGTATGTTTGATCATGGTGATTTACGCGTTTTATTACTTAGTATGATCTCGAAAAAACCAAGTCATGGTTATGAAATTATTAAAGAAATAGATGAGGCTTCTTCAGGATTATATGTACCTAGTCCTGGTGTTATCTATCCAACGCTAACACTACTTGAAGAGCAAGATCTATTAGTTGCTACGATTGCTGAAAAAGGTCGTAAAAACTACAGCATTACATCTGAAGGCACTGCATTTTTAGCAGAACATAAAGATATAGATGCCAATATTCAAAAAAAACTGGCTTATGCAAGAGATTTATCTCAAAACGCAGGTGGTGTGTCTGAGGAAATTGAATCTGCTGTTGGTAAATTAAAAGCCGTGTTACGCCATAAATTAGTTTTAAAAGAGCTCTCTGTGGAAAGAGCAGGACGTATTGCTTCTATTCTTAATGAAGCAGTTGAGAAAATTGAAGCTATCAATGAGGCACTGATCTCAGAGGAAAGAGAAGATGAATAA
- a CDS encoding tyrosine decarboxylase: protein MANYKQTCLSATERVYHTRTIDTLICYHREMAKLLMNSEYSFSKANKVKRNNSERLDTKIKSNTIEKKAVDNAYESILETLKQQNNYTQSDIEPYFSHHHSQVMQLAKFGYLSALAYNSDNVFNNHSPLLKEQEKKITDDLCKLIGFSSEDAFGHITTSHTLACYEILWAIRNLKTLPMAIARHPKSRDLVADKKAFELFNMSVSDILAISEQLNERGIFDDVSHLTCRGTGMTKTMHLGKLLVPVSRFEFWKKAMDILGLGYDNLIALPIDETFKTDTEKTRNIVFRLIEQGEPILGVIGILGAPSYGCVDKLKPLFELRKECEEKYNNSFYIHIDASQFGYMKSLFLDDNYDLIPYQILCKKLKKEAPLLELTSEIYESITQLSLADSVSFEPFQAGFSPYPTGVVCIKDARISRFLTNPPRLCPEQADDVPEIDGIQSAPAVASMWSVHQLYPFTSSGYGKYAQIQWETRIKLEHFFNQAIAFEKEGEHYYIRVLSSSDFNKLNFAIVNKGNKDLAAQNNLNKTIYENLVIKSHHKQDLSLLTLCARNSDDAPAQFCSECGFDSNEWETIKHLNLLQLTIKSTEICDEPQIEAGYQYIKKVVLSALDK from the coding sequence ATGGCAAATTACAAACAAACCTGTCTGAGTGCTACAGAGCGTGTATACCATACCCGAACCATTGATACTCTTATATGTTATCATCGAGAGATGGCAAAATTACTAATGAATAGTGAGTATTCTTTTTCTAAAGCAAATAAAGTGAAAAGAAATAATAGTGAGCGTTTAGATACTAAAATAAAAAGTAACACTATTGAAAAAAAAGCAGTAGATAATGCTTATGAAAGTATTTTAGAGACTTTAAAACAGCAAAATAATTATACTCAATCTGATATTGAACCTTATTTCTCCCATCATCATTCACAAGTGATGCAACTGGCGAAATTCGGTTATCTTTCTGCATTAGCATACAATTCAGATAATGTTTTTAATAATCATTCCCCCTTACTAAAAGAACAAGAAAAGAAAATTACAGATGATCTCTGTAAATTAATCGGTTTCTCGTCAGAAGATGCATTTGGTCATATCACAACAAGTCATACGCTTGCTTGCTATGAAATATTATGGGCGATTAGAAATTTAAAAACATTACCAATGGCAATTGCTCGCCATCCAAAATCACGCGATTTAGTTGCCGATAAAAAAGCCTTTGAGCTATTCAATATGTCTGTTTCGGATATTTTAGCAATAAGTGAACAGCTCAATGAACGCGGGATTTTTGATGATGTTAGTCATTTAACATGCCGAGGAACGGGGATGACAAAAACCATGCATTTAGGAAAACTGCTGGTTCCCGTTTCCCGTTTTGAATTTTGGAAAAAAGCAATGGATATACTTGGGTTGGGATATGACAACCTTATTGCATTGCCTATTGACGAAACGTTTAAAACTGATACTGAAAAAACACGCAACATTGTTTTTCGTTTAATTGAACAAGGTGAGCCTATTCTTGGTGTGATAGGAATATTAGGAGCACCGTCTTATGGTTGTGTTGATAAGTTAAAACCTCTTTTTGAACTAAGAAAAGAGTGCGAAGAAAAATACAACAATTCATTTTATATCCATATTGATGCATCGCAATTTGGTTATATGAAAAGTTTATTTCTTGATGATAATTATGATCTTATTCCATATCAGATCTTGTGTAAGAAATTAAAGAAAGAAGCCCCATTACTCGAATTGACATCTGAAATATATGAAAGTATCACACAACTTTCTCTCGCTGATTCAGTCTCTTTTGAACCATTTCAAGCGGGATTTTCACCATATCCTACGGGTGTAGTATGTATTAAAGATGCGCGTATTAGTCGTTTTTTAACAAATCCTCCTCGATTATGCCCAGAGCAAGCTGATGATGTTCCTGAAATTGATGGTATACAATCCGCACCAGCAGTAGCCTCGATGTGGAGTGTGCATCAACTCTATCCTTTTACTTCATCTGGATATGGAAAATATGCGCAAATTCAATGGGAAACGCGTATCAAACTTGAGCATTTCTTTAATCAAGCGATTGCTTTCGAAAAAGAAGGTGAGCACTATTATATTCGTGTTTTATCTTCATCTGACTTTAATAAATTAAATTTTGCGATTGTAAATAAAGGAAATAAGGACTTAGCAGCACAAAATAATCTTAATAAAACAATCTATGAAAACTTGGTTATTAAAAGCCATCATAAGCAAGATTTAAGTTTGTTAACACTTTGCGCTCGTAATAGTGATGATGCGCCTGCGCAGTTTTGTTCTGAGTGCGGTTTTGATAGTAATGAGTGGGAAACTATCAAACATTTGAATTTATTGCAGCTTACGATAAAAAGTACTGAAATCTGTGATGAGCCTCAAATTGAGGCTGGATACCAATATATTAAGAAAGTGGTTTTATCCGCATTAGACAAGTAG
- a CDS encoding NAD(P)H-quinone oxidoreductase, protein MKTTNLPENMLEVAITGPGGIDKLQPQLSPIPSVPPHYLLIKVAASGVNRPDIFQRQGSYPPPADASPIPGLEVAGEIVVLGEGCTKWQLGDRVCALVAGGGYAQYCIAHEDIALPSMDLTDIEAAALPENFFTVWANLFQLGKLKQGESVLIHGGTSGIGSTAIMLAHSIGATVYTTVGSEEKAAVARDLGADYVINYKQADFAKEIPALTKEKGIDVILDIIGGDYVEKNYQVASKFGRVIQVGMMKGMPKNLNMMPMMIKRLIHTGSTMRSRSIEEKAQIAQELKQQVWPLIAKGKIKPIINAIFSLEEVGKAHQLMESGDLIGKVILETPPYNGRE, encoded by the coding sequence ATGAAAACAACGAATTTACCTGAGAATATGTTAGAAGTTGCCATTACAGGGCCAGGCGGTATAGATAAATTACAACCTCAACTATCTCCGATACCTTCCGTTCCTCCTCATTATCTTTTGATCAAAGTTGCAGCTTCTGGTGTTAATCGCCCCGATATATTTCAACGCCAAGGTAGTTATCCGCCACCCGCAGATGCTTCACCTATCCCTGGGCTTGAAGTCGCTGGAGAGATCGTCGTATTAGGTGAAGGCTGCACTAAATGGCAGCTAGGAGATAGAGTCTGTGCTTTAGTTGCTGGTGGTGGTTACGCTCAATATTGTATTGCGCATGAAGACATCGCATTACCGTCAATGGATTTAACGGACATTGAAGCGGCGGCATTGCCTGAGAATTTCTTTACTGTCTGGGCTAATTTATTCCAGTTAGGAAAACTAAAACAAGGCGAATCTGTTCTTATTCATGGCGGAACATCGGGAATTGGATCTACTGCCATAATGCTTGCTCACTCAATAGGTGCAACTGTTTATACAACGGTTGGCTCTGAAGAAAAAGCGGCTGTAGCACGTGATCTTGGCGCCGATTATGTCATCAATTACAAACAAGCCGATTTTGCTAAAGAAATTCCTGCTTTAACTAAAGAAAAAGGCATTGATGTTATTCTTGATATTATTGGTGGGGATTATGTAGAAAAAAATTATCAAGTTGCTAGCAAGTTTGGGCGCGTTATACAAGTCGGTATGATGAAAGGAATGCCGAAAAATTTAAATATGATGCCAATGATGATTAAACGTTTAATTCATACTGGTTCAACGATGCGATCTCGTTCAATAGAAGAAAAGGCACAAATAGCGCAAGAACTAAAACAGCAAGTATGGCCATTGATTGCTAAAGGAAAAATCAAACCAATCATTAATGCTATTTTTTCATTAGAAGAAGTGGGTAAGGCTCACCAGTTAATGGAGTCTGGTGATTTAATTGGTAAAGTGATACTTGAAACTCCTCCTTATAACGGAAGGGAGTAA
- a CDS encoding 4Fe-4S binding protein: MRRFIKVELPPEPIINDKCVRKRLKQSLCDSCSKVCPVGAITFAHLDVKIDNERCFQCGNCLFTCPVDAIENISPHERTHQDNYLVVNHDEPLASIEELLVWHRQYQIRGMKIAQPFVDKWLTVLANLNLRLKTLQEPIWQLIITEPTDIDSGRRFMLFRQKLDEKPLKKNQVRTGLNARKQLYPEDSWFQIQLDKESCILCSACANVCDEAAIELKNNIFTLDEKRCTGCMSCEVVCFPKSIHVNERVAKNNEPIHYHYYDAHCEKCRLAFLSWTPEAKLCPICIQHQKQGWL; encoded by the coding sequence ATGAGGCGTTTTATTAAGGTGGAACTTCCTCCTGAACCAATTATTAATGATAAATGTGTTAGAAAACGCCTCAAACAAAGCCTATGTGATAGTTGCTCCAAAGTTTGCCCTGTGGGCGCTATCACTTTTGCTCATTTAGATGTAAAAATAGACAATGAACGCTGCTTTCAATGTGGTAATTGTCTATTTACCTGCCCCGTTGATGCAATAGAAAATATTTCTCCTCACGAAAGAACACACCAAGATAATTACCTTGTTGTTAATCATGATGAACCATTAGCAAGTATAGAAGAATTATTAGTATGGCACCGCCAATATCAAATTAGAGGAATGAAGATAGCACAGCCTTTTGTGGATAAATGGCTTACTGTTTTAGCAAACTTAAACCTTCGATTAAAAACATTGCAAGAACCTATTTGGCAATTAATTATCACAGAGCCTACGGATATTGATAGTGGGCGTCGCTTTATGCTTTTTCGTCAAAAACTGGATGAAAAACCACTCAAAAAAAATCAAGTAAGAACAGGATTAAATGCAAGAAAACAACTTTATCCTGAAGATAGTTGGTTCCAAATTCAATTAGATAAAGAGAGTTGTATTCTTTGTTCTGCCTGCGCCAATGTGTGTGATGAAGCTGCGATTGAACTTAAAAATAATATATTTACGCTTGATGAAAAACGTTGTACGGGCTGTATGAGTTGTGAAGTTGTTTGTTTTCCTAAATCTATTCATGTTAATGAACGTGTCGCTAAAAATAACGAACCAATACACTATCATTATTATGATGCCCACTGTGAAAAATGTCGTTTAGCTTTCTTATCGTGGACTCCAGAAGCAAAATTGTGCCCAATTTGCATACAACATCAGAAACAAGGTTGGTTATAA
- a CDS encoding dimethyl sulfoxide reductase anchor subunit family protein, producing MSEWPLVTFTLFVQGSVGVTIFTALYFCWLEKEIGNQRATVAMRPVLLTGAILGCLGLLASTLHMGYPWNAFHALRHISSSWLSREIIFAAVYLGALCLYTLVILIKGHMNKTILAIIGLLGIIDIFCMASLYYNTSMLTWMHANTYFMFIGALFAVGAVVALSITAYRVKAFVNDELAKRIVISALAVVFLAVTLRMAVQPYYLEWLSAVISTNDAITFPHTPIIAYNETFGLRISAWLMSVLGILMMGYSVWKYRNAVFTSGLRMVLASSAIILIAEILNRFAFFIVK from the coding sequence ATGAGTGAATGGCCATTAGTTACCTTTACTTTATTCGTCCAAGGTTCTGTGGGTGTGACTATTTTCACCGCACTTTATTTTTGCTGGCTAGAAAAAGAAATTGGGAATCAACGAGCAACCGTTGCTATGCGTCCTGTGTTATTAACAGGTGCTATTTTGGGGTGCTTAGGATTATTAGCTTCAACCTTACATATGGGATATCCATGGAATGCTTTTCATGCATTACGCCATATCTCTTCATCATGGCTCAGTCGTGAAATCATATTTGCTGCTGTTTATCTTGGTGCGTTATGCCTTTATACCTTAGTTATTTTGATAAAAGGGCATATGAATAAAACCATACTGGCAATTATTGGTTTACTTGGCATTATCGATATATTCTGTATGGCGTCACTGTATTACAACACCTCGATGCTGACATGGATGCACGCAAATACCTATTTTATGTTTATAGGTGCATTATTTGCAGTTGGCGCCGTTGTAGCGCTATCAATAACGGCATATCGTGTTAAAGCATTTGTGAATGATGAATTAGCAAAAAGGATTGTAATAAGTGCATTAGCGGTTGTTTTCCTTGCTGTAACATTACGTATGGCTGTACAACCATATTATTTAGAATGGTTGTCAGCAGTCATTTCAACAAATGATGCAATAACGTTCCCCCATACGCCTATCATTGCGTATAATGAGACATTCGGATTAAGAATATCCGCATGGCTTATGTCAGTTCTTGGTATTTTAATGATGGGATACAGCGTATGGAAATATCGCAACGCTGTATTTACTTCAGGATTGCGTATGGTATTAGCAAGTAGCGCAATAATACTGATTGCAGAGATTCTTAATCGTTTTGCATTCTTTATTGTCAAGTAG
- a CDS encoding DMSO/selenate family reductase complex B subunit — MSDFKEYAPVSDEQLGFFIDSSRCSGCKACQVACKDKNNLEVGRRFRRIYEVKGGGFAPTGQGGLVNNVFAYTLTISCNHCTDPVCVKNCPTTAMHKREGDGIVRVDTSKCVGCGYCAWSCPYGAPQMNEETGQMSKCDFCIDLLAEGKNPICVDTCPLNAIKFGKIKDLRAKYGHLSQVQGLPDFTLTNPNLVIKPHTGATKKGGVQA; from the coding sequence ATGAGCGACTTTAAAGAATATGCACCAGTGAGTGATGAACAGCTCGGTTTCTTTATTGATTCCTCTCGTTGCTCTGGTTGTAAAGCTTGCCAAGTGGCATGTAAAGATAAAAATAATTTAGAAGTAGGGCGTCGTTTTCGGCGTATTTATGAAGTAAAAGGTGGGGGATTTGCGCCAACAGGACAAGGTGGTTTGGTTAATAATGTGTTTGCTTATACATTAACGATTTCTTGTAATCACTGTACTGATCCTGTTTGTGTGAAAAACTGCCCAACTACCGCAATGCATAAGCGTGAAGGTGATGGCATTGTTCGTGTTGATACCTCTAAATGCGTAGGTTGTGGGTATTGTGCTTGGTCATGCCCTTACGGTGCACCACAAATGAATGAAGAAACTGGACAGATGTCAAAATGCGATTTTTGTATCGATTTATTAGCTGAAGGCAAAAATCCAATTTGCGTTGATACCTGTCCGCTAAATGCGATTAAGTTTGGCAAAATTAAAGATCTAAGGGCGAAATACGGGCACTTAAGTCAAGTTCAAGGATTACCCGATTTTACACTGACCAATCCGAATTTAGTTATCAAACCTCATACTGGGGCGACGAAAAAGGGAGGAGTTCAAGCATGA